A genomic window from Salvia splendens isolate huo1 chromosome 11, SspV2, whole genome shotgun sequence includes:
- the LOC121754068 gene encoding polygalacturonase-like, which translates to MMRILILSLFYYSSRLVLAANPTYNVQSYGAKSDGKSDCTKAFLSAWGAACATTAPATIYVPPGRYLLRNAYFSGSVCNNTAITIRIDGTLVAPSDYNAIGNIGSWLKFERATGVSIYGGTLDGQGTKLWACKNSGNNCPKGATSLAFYNSNNIRINSLVSLNSQMFHILFDGCRNVNLSNVRVSAPGNSPNTDGIHIHQSSDVTITNSHIATGDDCVSIGPGASNLWIENFDCGPGHGISIGSLGWDMNEAGVKNVTVKTATFTGTENGVRVKTWARPSNGFVTNVVFQHLVMVNVQNPVIIDQNYCPDHQACPHQGSGVKISNVRYEDIHGTSATQVAVKFDCSQTRPCSGIRLDGVNLTFRDKPATASCSNAGGSADGVVNPSSCL; encoded by the exons ATGATGAGAATTCTTATTCTGTCACTTTTTTACTACTCTTCACGATTGGTTCTTGCAGCCAATCCCACCTACAATGTGCAATCCTATGGCGCAAAATCCGATGGAAAATCCGATTGCACCAAGGCCTTTCTAAGTGCTTGGGGTGCAGCGTGTGCCACCACGGCCCCGGCTACCATATATGTGCCACCAGGGAGGTACCTCTTGCGAAATGCGTATTTTAGTGGCAGTGTGTGCAACAACACAGCCATAACGATACGTATTGATGGGACTCTTGTAGCTCCCTCTGATTACAATGCAATTGGAAATATTGGGAGCTGGTTGAAGTTTGAAAGGGCCACTGGAGTTTCTATCTACGGCGGAACCCTAGATGGCCAAGGGACCAAATTGTGGGCTTGCAAGAACTCCGGCAACAATTGCCCTAAAGGCGCTACT TCATTAGCATTCTACAATTCGAACAACATACGGATCAACAGTCTAGTGTCGTTGAACAGCCAAATGTTCCACATTCTCTTTGATGGATGCCGAAATGTAAATCTGTCGAACGTGAGAGTATCAGCCCCAGGGAACAGCCCCAACACCGACGGGATTCACATACATCAGTCATCTGATGTTACCATCACCAATTCACACATCGCCACAGGCGACGACTGCGTCTCTATCGGCCCTGGCGCCTCCAACTTATGGATTGAGAACTTCGACTGCGGCCCCGGCCACGGGATTAG TATTGGAAGTCTAGGTTGGGATATGAACGAAGCCGGAGTGAAAAATGTGACTGTAAAAACAGCTACATTTACCGGAACCGAAAATGGTGTGAGGGTGAAGACATGGGCAAGGCCTAGCAACGGATTCGTTACAAATGTTGTGTTTCAACATCTCGTCATGGTTAATGTCCAAAATCCTGTTATCATTGATCAGAATTACTGCCCCGACCACCAAGCTTGTCCCCATCAG GGTTCGGGTGTGAAAATTAGCAACGTGAGATATGAAGATATACATGGAACATCTGCGACACAAGTTGCAGTAAAATTCGATTGCAGTCAAACGCGGCCTTGCAGTGGAATCAGACTGGATGGTGTGAACCTCACCTTTAGAGACAAACCAGCCACCGCGTCGTGTTCCAATGCCGGTGGCTCGGCTGATGGAGTTGTCAACCCTAGCAGCTGCTTATAa
- the LOC121754626 gene encoding polygalacturonase-like has product MENPIVLILLMFLPQTWASQTWYNMVDLGAKGDGETDSTSAVAKAWRQACASTKPSTIYIPHGRFLLRNLHFSGPCNNRAITIAIAGTLVAPPDFSAANWLLFEGVDGVSIRGGTLDARGASLWACKKSGRNCPRGATTLGITKSKNIEISGLTSLNSQMFHIVINGCQNVMLQGAKVTAPGNSPNTDGIHVQLSKDVTILNSVISTGDDCVSIGPGAANLWIENIHCGPGHGISIGSLGKGLEEAGVQNVTVRSVKFDNTQNGVRIKTWGRPSKGFVRNVFFGHVTMNNVQNPIIIDQNYCPNNQNCPGQVSGVKISEVTYLDIGGTSATEVAVKFDCSKANPCRKIQLKNVRLSYKDQRARALCSNAAGMAAGRIEPSSCLY; this is encoded by the exons ATGGAAAATCCCATTGTTTTAATACTGCTAATGTTTCTACCCCAAACATGGGCTTCTCAGACATGGTACAATATGGTCGATTTAGGAGCAAAGGGTGACGGCGAAACCGACTCTACCTCCGCCGTCGCCAAAGCATGGAGACAAGCTTGTGCCTCCACAAAACCCTCCACCATTTACATTCCCCATGGAAGATTCCTTCTTCGGAATCTCCACTTTAGTGGTCCATGCAACAACCGAGCTATCACCATCGCCATCGCCGGCACCCTCGTCGCCCCGCCCGACTTCAGCGCCGCCAACTGGCTTCTCTTCGAGGGTGTCGACGGCGTCTCCATCCGCGGCGGCACCCTCGACGCCCGCGGCGCCAGCTTGTGGGCCTGCAAGAAGTCCGGCAGAAACTGCCCTCGTGGTGCTACG ACATTAGGTATTACGAAATCGAAGAACATTGAAATAAGTGGATTGACGTCCCTAAATAGCCAAATGTTCCACATcgtgataaatggatgccaaAATGTGATGTTACAAGGCGCCAAAGTAACGGCGCCGGGAAATAGCCCCAACACCGACGGAATCCACGTTCAGCTCTCCAAGGATGTCACAATTCTGAATTCCGTTATCAGCACCGGAGACGACTGCGTTTCCATTGGGCCGGGTGCTGCCAATTTGTGGATCGAAAATATCCACTGCGGCCCGGGCCATGGCATTAG TATCGGAAGCCTGGGGAAGGGTCTCGAAGAAGCCGGTGTACAAAATGTGACGGTTAGAAGTGTAAAATTTGACAACACGCAAAATGGTGTGAGAATAAAGACATGGGGGAGACCAAGTAAAGGCTTTGTGAGAAATGTCTTTTTTGGCCATGTCACAATGAACAATGTCCAGAATCCCATTATCATTGACCAAAATTACTGCCCAAATAATCAAAATTGCCCCGGACAG GTATCGGGAGTCAAAATTAGTGAGGTGACTTACCTAGACATTGGAGGCACATCAGCAACTGAAGTAGCTGTGAAATTTGATTGTAGCAAGGCTAATCCATGCCGGAAAATCCAGCTAAAAAACGTTCGTTTGAGTTACAAAGACCAACGGGCTCGAGCATTGTGCTCCAATGCTGCCGGGATGGCTGCCGGCCGGATCGAACCATCGAGCTGCTTGTACTGA